One segment of Streptomyces sp. NBC_01463 DNA contains the following:
- a CDS encoding DUF1097 domain-containing protein, which yields MRERIPHELTASVLAATTAFVGGTALNLPPWAIFISWAGLHLMGGPTLANATRLWRAMPVGSAFALAIVVCEQHLAPHVSEARWAQNALLGAVILVLNTALMYTGRLRATSLVPGMFLGFASYFATYFGGFGYEPGNVWAAWLSVVAMNALGPVYAYLAHRLTLSRPVPAVEFQTVAAEAR from the coding sequence ATGCGTGAGCGCATTCCGCACGAACTCACCGCGTCCGTCCTCGCCGCGACCACCGCCTTCGTCGGCGGGACAGCGCTGAACCTGCCGCCGTGGGCGATCTTCATCTCCTGGGCCGGACTGCACCTGATGGGCGGACCGACCCTGGCCAACGCCACCCGGCTCTGGCGGGCGATGCCGGTGGGCTCGGCCTTCGCCCTGGCCATCGTCGTCTGCGAACAGCACCTCGCCCCTCACGTCAGCGAGGCGCGATGGGCACAGAACGCCCTGCTCGGCGCGGTCATCCTGGTCCTCAACACCGCCCTCATGTACACCGGCCGCCTCCGCGCCACCTCACTCGTCCCGGGCATGTTCCTGGGATTCGCCTCCTACTTCGCCACCTACTTCGGAGGCTTCGGCTACGAGCCGGGAAACGTCTGGGCGGCATGGCTGAGCGTCGTCGCGATGAACGCGCTCGGCCCCGTCTACGCGTATCTGGCACACCGGCTCACCCTGTCCCGGCCCGTCCCCGCCGTGGAGTTCCAGACCGTCGCGGCGGAGGCCCGCTGA
- a CDS encoding GNAT family N-acetyltransferase yields the protein MTDPRGLAWPPAPIRTERLVLRESEARDRAAVIELNTSPEVGTYLGGPQPRAELERKLPEVPGQRPGVFVIELDGAMIGTIALDPHAERPGHVRQDIGSTELGYLLLPQAWGCGYATEACGAALDWFAGTLPGEAVVLRTRTANKRSMRLAATLGFTEVERYEDYGAEQWFGVWTPTAPPPALADRL from the coding sequence ATGACCGACCCGAGAGGCCTCGCCTGGCCACCTGCCCCGATCAGGACCGAGCGGCTCGTACTCCGCGAGTCCGAAGCCCGGGACCGTGCGGCAGTCATCGAGCTGAACACCTCTCCAGAGGTGGGCACTTACCTGGGTGGACCGCAACCGCGTGCCGAGCTCGAACGCAAGCTGCCCGAGGTACCCGGGCAGCGCCCCGGCGTTTTCGTGATCGAACTCGACGGGGCGATGATCGGCACGATCGCGCTCGATCCGCACGCGGAGCGTCCTGGCCACGTCCGTCAGGACATCGGATCGACCGAGCTCGGCTATCTGCTCCTGCCGCAGGCATGGGGATGCGGGTACGCCACCGAGGCGTGCGGAGCGGCACTCGACTGGTTCGCCGGAACCCTGCCCGGCGAGGCGGTGGTGCTCCGTACCCGGACCGCCAACAAGCGCTCGATGCGCCTCGCCGCAACGCTGGGGTTCACCGAGGTTGAGCGGTACGAGGACTACGGCGCCGAGCAGTGGTTCGGGGTGTGGACCCCGACCGCACCGCCGCCTGCGCTGGCCGACCGACTCTGA
- a CDS encoding amidase family protein, giving the protein MTPEERDELCFLPATDIVTGVADRRLSPVEIVDAVLDRMDEVNPLIGAFCTPAPEQARARAAALADHLARGGTPGPLTGVPLGVKDLIATAGLRTTSGSPAYRDHVPDEDDIVVERSVEAGAVVLGKTNTTEFGYSAVGHNPLFPPSRNPWSTGLTPGGSSAGSAAAVAAGLGPVALGSDGGCSLRVPAAFCELVGFKPSMGRVPVWPGCRDERFPGVSGWESLEHLGVLTRTVADTALMLSVLAGPDPRDRHSIPCHDVDWNTAVRRGTVEGCGGLRIAYSPDLGYLPVDPEVRAVVDDAVSVFRDLGCTVEETDPGWSDPAEAFQALITAETDLTGMRRLIDAHGPSMSPHLVSWMTREWTAQELTDANIARKALTNRMAAFMSRYDILITPTSAVPPFPVGIQGPGRIDGQRVTDTAWIGFNYPASLTGAPAVSLPAGRTPDGLPVGLQLIGGHLADGTVLRTAAAYEAIRPWAHRRPSLTGGRAVRERTADTVAP; this is encoded by the coding sequence GTGACCCCCGAAGAACGCGACGAACTCTGCTTCCTGCCGGCCACCGACATCGTCACCGGCGTGGCCGACCGCCGCCTCAGTCCGGTCGAGATCGTGGACGCTGTGCTGGACCGGATGGACGAGGTCAACCCACTGATCGGCGCCTTCTGCACACCGGCTCCCGAACAGGCCCGCGCGAGGGCGGCCGCGCTGGCGGACCACCTGGCCCGTGGCGGCACCCCCGGACCGCTGACCGGTGTGCCGCTCGGCGTGAAGGACCTGATCGCGACCGCGGGTCTGCGGACCACCTCCGGTTCCCCCGCGTACCGCGACCACGTACCCGACGAGGACGACATCGTCGTGGAACGGAGTGTCGAGGCCGGAGCCGTCGTGCTGGGCAAGACCAACACCACGGAGTTCGGATACAGCGCCGTCGGCCACAACCCCCTCTTCCCGCCCAGCCGCAATCCGTGGAGCACCGGGCTGACCCCCGGGGGCTCCAGCGCCGGATCGGCCGCCGCGGTCGCCGCGGGACTCGGCCCGGTGGCGCTCGGCAGCGACGGCGGTTGCTCCTTGCGCGTGCCCGCCGCCTTCTGTGAACTGGTCGGCTTCAAACCGTCGATGGGCCGCGTCCCGGTCTGGCCGGGATGCCGCGACGAGCGGTTCCCCGGCGTCTCGGGCTGGGAGAGCCTCGAACATCTGGGAGTGCTGACCCGGACGGTCGCCGACACCGCCCTCATGCTGTCCGTGCTGGCCGGCCCCGACCCGCGGGACCGGCACTCCATCCCGTGCCACGACGTCGACTGGAACACGGCGGTCCGGCGCGGCACCGTGGAAGGATGCGGCGGACTCCGCATCGCCTACAGCCCCGATCTCGGCTACCTCCCGGTGGACCCCGAGGTGCGTGCGGTCGTCGACGACGCCGTCTCCGTCTTCCGCGACCTGGGCTGCACGGTCGAGGAGACCGATCCGGGCTGGAGCGACCCCGCGGAGGCGTTCCAGGCGCTGATCACCGCCGAGACGGACCTGACCGGCATGCGCCGCCTCATCGACGCGCACGGCCCGTCCATGTCCCCGCACCTGGTGTCCTGGATGACCCGCGAATGGACGGCGCAGGAGCTGACCGACGCCAACATCGCGCGCAAGGCCCTCACCAACCGCATGGCCGCCTTCATGTCCCGCTACGACATCCTGATCACGCCCACCTCCGCCGTGCCCCCGTTCCCCGTCGGCATTCAGGGCCCTGGCCGTATCGATGGACAACGCGTCACCGACACCGCCTGGATCGGCTTCAACTACCCGGCGTCCCTCACCGGCGCGCCCGCGGTCAGCCTCCCGGCGGGCCGCACACCGGACGGTCTTCCCGTCGGCCTCCAGCTGATCGGCGGCCACCTCGCCGACGGGACCGTCCTGCGCACGGCCGCGGCCTACGAGGCGATACGTCCCTGGGCCCACCGCCGTCCGAGCCTGACCGGCGGCCGGGCGGTGCGGGAGCGGACGGCGGACACCGTCGCTCCCTGA
- a CDS encoding cytosine permease, with product MAEPRTTADHHTAAGEEYEHTAVPAHARKSLLSVAGVWAGFPMCLGNAVFGGLIVYNLGLEQGFWAILTGNLLLFCYVGALSHHAGRTGRSFAQQSAAVFGPRGRAVVSGFLATVVIGWFSYQVGLTGTALHQVLGWAPLWGALLGAAVYIGLTAAGIRALSAVGLLGVPLFLVTAALAFWYAAQDGAGLSQALDFQGHDHGITFWSAVGIVIAGFVDSGTMTADFTRWSRDGRSAVLATFSAFPLSNTVAYLVGGAVVATGGAANPETDGGTYLGLLTGHGAWITALAVLFTLTNLGSVAAHCLYNAALGWSGTTPLRMRPLVVVLGVLGSVIALTGVWSSIVSWLQLLGILVPPIGAVLIVQHATDRFRRRPPRPADDVEAPTGGPGSRHAGYVLPALVAWAAGSAAAWVLHHTHPGSVDAALGFVVAALVHGGHLWWTGRRPTDAEAPSGMPPLSGAQAGPTPAESAEPDPLHV from the coding sequence ATGGCCGAACCACGCACGACCGCCGACCACCACACCGCAGCGGGTGAGGAGTACGAGCACACCGCAGTCCCGGCCCACGCCAGGAAGAGCCTGCTCTCCGTGGCCGGAGTGTGGGCAGGCTTCCCCATGTGCCTCGGCAACGCCGTGTTCGGCGGCCTGATCGTCTACAACCTCGGCCTCGAACAGGGTTTCTGGGCCATCCTCACCGGAAACCTTCTGCTCTTCTGCTACGTGGGTGCGCTGAGCCACCACGCCGGCCGGACCGGGCGCAGTTTCGCGCAGCAGTCCGCCGCGGTGTTCGGCCCGCGCGGACGTGCGGTCGTCTCCGGATTCCTCGCCACCGTCGTCATCGGCTGGTTCTCCTACCAGGTCGGTCTCACCGGCACGGCCCTGCACCAGGTCCTCGGCTGGGCCCCGTTGTGGGGAGCACTGCTCGGGGCCGCTGTATACATCGGCCTGACCGCGGCCGGTATACGCGCCCTGTCCGCCGTCGGGCTGCTCGGCGTCCCGCTGTTCCTCGTCACCGCGGCCCTCGCCTTCTGGTACGCGGCGCAGGACGGCGCCGGCCTCTCCCAGGCCCTCGACTTCCAGGGGCACGACCACGGCATCACCTTCTGGTCCGCCGTCGGCATCGTCATCGCCGGTTTCGTCGACTCGGGCACCATGACGGCGGACTTCACCCGCTGGAGCCGGGACGGCCGGTCCGCAGTCCTGGCCACATTCAGCGCGTTCCCGCTCAGCAACACCGTCGCCTACCTGGTCGGTGGCGCCGTCGTCGCCACCGGCGGGGCCGCGAACCCGGAGACCGACGGCGGCACCTACCTCGGCCTGCTCACCGGACACGGCGCCTGGATCACCGCGTTGGCCGTCCTCTTCACCCTCACGAACCTGGGCTCCGTCGCCGCACACTGCCTGTACAACGCGGCCCTGGGATGGTCGGGTACGACACCGCTGCGCATGCGCCCCCTGGTCGTCGTCCTCGGGGTGCTCGGATCGGTCATCGCCCTGACCGGGGTGTGGAGTTCCATCGTGAGCTGGCTCCAGCTCCTCGGTATTCTCGTGCCGCCCATCGGGGCCGTGCTGATCGTCCAGCACGCGACCGACCGGTTCCGGCGGCGTCCGCCGCGACCCGCCGACGACGTCGAGGCACCCACCGGGGGACCGGGTTCCCGCCACGCCGGATACGTCCTTCCCGCGCTCGTCGCCTGGGCGGCCGGATCGGCGGCGGCGTGGGTGCTGCACCACACGCACCCCGGCTCCGTGGACGCCGCGCTCGGGTTCGTGGTGGCCGCCCTGGTCCACGGCGGCCACCTCTGGTGGACAGGGCGCCGCCCGACCGACGCCGAAGCCCCCTCGGGTATGCCCCCGCTGTCCGGCGCCCAGGCCGGCCCCACCCCTGCCGAATCCGCCGAGCCCGATCCGCTCCACGTGTGA
- the hpxZ gene encoding oxalurate catabolism protein HpxZ: MPQKPTEAPAALDRIDRPEIVAEVRALADAYEAALTGNDIPALDGFFRDAPETVRIGAGEELFGAAEIAEFRRRRLATGLRRTRIRTEVTTYGHDTAVTTTLFVRDGDPGVGRQTQTWLRLPEGWRVVAAHVSRRPPAP, from the coding sequence ATGCCGCAGAAGCCGACTGAGGCACCCGCCGCCCTGGACCGGATCGATCGGCCCGAGATCGTCGCCGAGGTCCGCGCCCTTGCCGATGCCTACGAGGCCGCACTGACCGGCAACGACATCCCCGCCCTGGACGGCTTCTTCCGGGACGCCCCGGAGACGGTCCGCATCGGCGCGGGGGAGGAGCTCTTCGGTGCGGCGGAGATAGCCGAGTTCCGCCGTCGGCGGCTCGCCACCGGACTGCGGCGCACCCGGATCAGGACCGAAGTGACCACCTACGGGCACGACACCGCCGTCACCACCACCCTGTTCGTCCGCGACGGCGACCCCGGCGTCGGCAGACAGACCCAGACCTGGCTCCGGCTGCCCGAGGGCTGGCGCGTCGTCGCCGCCCACGTCTCCCGGCGCCCGCCGGCGCCCTGA